The following are encoded together in the Parabacteroides chongii genome:
- a CDS encoding alpha-L-fucosidase: MNLNLGFRGSFHAEKGQKATLKITASTLYRLFINGEFVGSGPARTAHGYFRVDEYDLGDHIKTGNNIVAIEVAGYNINTYYTLDQPSFLLSEVNIDGKVVLATGNASSFEAFQLEERLQKVERYSFQRPFTEYYRMKEGYDKWRYSTYIPLKKLELSSSLSINLLPRNVLLPDFLKQNPVSVYLSGTVKKVQPEKYYKDRSLVNIGKKLKGYKESELETPPPSQEIQEIITDVRHIINKPFSSQKSYPLKTGEFYIFDFGINRSGFLGAKLVCPMKAKVYFYFDELLTEGDVNTKQRMADINNQIVFELEPGTYNLESFESYTCRYLKIIAVEGDCRIDNVYLREFAYPENKQATFTCNNYKLNAIYNAAKETFRQNAVDVFTDCPSRERAGWLCDSYFAGIMEREFTGHADVAHNFYENYALPEHFEFLPEGMVPMCYPADHNDGIFIPNWSLWFILQVDDYAQNGGDPRLIAQLKPRIEKLLQYFARFENSDGLLENLESWVFIEWSKSSEFVQDVNYPSNMLYVAALKSAARLYNNGKWKQKAEKIRQTILRQSFNGEFFVDNAVRENEQLKVTENTTEVCQYYAFFFDIATPESHPELWKKLTTQFGPNRNDSVTYPKVFRANAFMGNYMRMDLLSRYGLQSQILFEIQDYFFTMADLTGTLWEHMGSYASCNHGFASYIGHVLYRDILGISKIDYRKKVVNIRFSDIVLNHCSGTIPVGGEKIGLKWTRSGNNIEYSLQLPEGYKVKIENESSAQLCERNFQSLSSPIAQRQENKIPLPTEAQLRWHNYERVMFVHYGPAAWQGREYDNFTTPLDRLKIPDLNTDQWCEVARSWGAGMVLFVAKHCGGFCWWQTETSDYGVKEIPWRNGKGDVLKNLSESCKKYGLDLGIYIYPGDDRWGAGIGSGGITQDPSKQEAYNKVFRTQLIEVLTQYGPISEVWFDGNCCIPVKDILDKYASNSVIFQGEQANLRWVGNEDGYAPYPNWYTIKKEDLTSGVSTALHSDVDGDCYAPVEVDVPLLKNKGHKWFWAPGCDTLLMTQEQLMNLYYKSVGRGSVLLLNSTPDTTGVIPHTHAAVYQAFGKEIENRFAHPLKQTAGNGDMLELEFSGPTTVNHCILQEDLSGGQRVLAYQLEGYTEDNQWIPVYKGSSIGNKKIDHFPSLRLKKLRVHFTQSKATPRIKNFSAFHVVSELNDLQDDRLQDNPQVIETWSAKTFNPDRWTEISLDLTPYVNQIGEYEIVFSRLATDYLSNKSSDLEFKDPVLFMYGEKQLSSLALLPKKHTFRITRSQQTLDEFPTTLNVKVKNKGASSIGEITIKRLTY; this comes from the coding sequence ATGAATCTAAACTTGGGGTTTCGTGGTTCTTTTCATGCAGAAAAAGGACAAAAAGCCACTCTCAAAATTACAGCTTCTACTCTTTATCGGCTTTTCATCAATGGAGAGTTCGTTGGTTCCGGACCAGCACGTACTGCACATGGATATTTCCGGGTAGATGAGTATGACTTAGGAGATCACATTAAAACAGGAAACAACATTGTGGCAATCGAAGTCGCAGGATATAACATTAATACATATTATACGCTCGATCAGCCCTCATTCCTATTATCGGAAGTTAACATTGATGGCAAGGTGGTTTTGGCGACAGGAAATGCCTCCTCTTTTGAGGCTTTTCAACTTGAAGAAAGACTACAAAAAGTAGAACGTTATAGTTTCCAACGCCCTTTTACTGAATATTATCGAATGAAAGAGGGATATGATAAATGGCGTTATTCTACATACATACCTCTCAAGAAGTTAGAACTTTCAAGTTCTTTATCAATCAATCTATTGCCTCGAAATGTATTATTACCTGATTTTCTAAAACAAAATCCCGTATCAGTTTATCTGTCCGGTACTGTTAAAAAGGTACAACCCGAAAAATATTATAAAGACAGGTCTCTTGTAAATATAGGAAAAAAGCTGAAAGGTTATAAAGAATCAGAATTAGAAACACCACCTCCTTCACAAGAAATACAAGAAATTATTACAGATGTTAGACATATAATCAACAAACCTTTCTCCTCCCAAAAAAGTTATCCATTAAAAACCGGAGAGTTTTACATATTTGATTTTGGGATAAATCGTTCTGGTTTTTTGGGTGCTAAGCTGGTTTGTCCGATGAAAGCCAAGGTATATTTTTATTTCGACGAATTATTGACAGAGGGAGATGTTAACACTAAACAAAGGATGGCTGATATCAATAATCAAATCGTATTTGAGTTGGAACCTGGAACATATAATTTGGAGTCATTCGAATCGTATACTTGCAGATATTTGAAGATAATCGCAGTGGAGGGTGATTGCCGTATAGATAACGTTTATTTGAGAGAGTTTGCCTATCCAGAAAATAAACAGGCCACTTTTACCTGTAACAATTATAAACTGAATGCCATTTATAACGCAGCAAAAGAAACATTCAGACAGAATGCAGTCGATGTGTTTACGGATTGTCCTTCACGGGAACGTGCCGGTTGGTTATGTGACAGCTATTTTGCAGGAATTATGGAAAGGGAGTTTACCGGACATGCGGATGTTGCCCATAATTTTTATGAGAATTATGCATTACCGGAGCACTTTGAATTTCTTCCGGAAGGCATGGTTCCTATGTGTTATCCGGCTGATCATAATGATGGAATTTTCATTCCCAACTGGTCCTTGTGGTTTATTTTACAGGTGGATGATTATGCACAGAATGGCGGTGATCCGAGATTAATCGCCCAGCTAAAACCTCGAATAGAAAAGTTATTGCAATACTTTGCCCGATTTGAAAACAGTGACGGATTATTGGAAAATCTGGAAAGTTGGGTATTTATTGAATGGTCGAAATCAAGCGAATTTGTTCAGGATGTCAATTATCCATCCAATATGTTATATGTCGCAGCCTTGAAAAGTGCCGCCCGGTTATACAACAACGGGAAATGGAAGCAGAAAGCAGAAAAGATACGTCAGACTATCCTACGACAATCCTTCAATGGGGAGTTTTTTGTAGATAATGCAGTGAGAGAAAATGAGCAATTGAAAGTCACAGAAAATACGACGGAAGTCTGTCAGTATTATGCATTCTTTTTTGATATTGCAACACCCGAATCACATCCGGAGCTTTGGAAAAAACTGACAACTCAGTTCGGTCCAAACAGGAACGATTCAGTAACTTATCCAAAGGTGTTTCGGGCAAATGCTTTTATGGGAAATTATATGCGGATGGATTTACTTTCCCGTTATGGGCTACAGAGTCAGATATTATTTGAAATTCAAGATTATTTCTTTACAATGGCTGATCTTACCGGAACCTTATGGGAACACATGGGGAGTTATGCTAGTTGTAATCACGGTTTTGCTTCTTATATCGGCCATGTACTTTATAGAGATATTTTGGGGATCAGTAAAATTGATTATCGAAAAAAGGTGGTTAACATTCGTTTTTCAGATATTGTTTTAAATCATTGTTCCGGTACGATTCCAGTAGGAGGTGAGAAGATCGGATTGAAATGGACACGTTCGGGAAATAATATAGAGTATTCTTTACAGCTACCGGAAGGCTACAAAGTAAAGATAGAAAACGAGAGTTCAGCTCAACTTTGTGAACGAAATTTCCAGTCCTTGTCATCCCCGATTGCACAAAGACAGGAGAATAAGATTCCTTTGCCGACGGAAGCACAGCTGCGTTGGCATAATTACGAACGTGTAATGTTCGTCCATTACGGTCCGGCAGCCTGGCAAGGACGGGAATATGATAATTTCACGACTCCACTCGATCGTCTGAAAATACCCGACTTGAATACCGACCAGTGGTGTGAAGTGGCCCGGTCGTGGGGAGCCGGAATGGTTCTTTTCGTAGCCAAACATTGCGGCGGCTTTTGCTGGTGGCAAACAGAGACGTCCGATTACGGAGTCAAGGAAATACCCTGGCGGAACGGTAAAGGCGATGTGCTGAAAAACCTCTCCGAATCCTGTAAAAAGTATGGTCTCGACCTGGGTATCTACATCTATCCGGGCGACGACCGCTGGGGAGCCGGTATCGGTAGCGGAGGAATCACGCAAGACCCGTCCAAACAGGAAGCCTACAACAAAGTCTTCCGTACCCAGCTGATCGAAGTCCTCACCCAATACGGTCCGATCAGCGAGGTCTGGTTCGATGGCAACTGCTGCATCCCTGTGAAAGATATCCTCGATAAATATGCCTCCAACTCCGTCATCTTCCAGGGTGAACAGGCAAATCTCCGATGGGTGGGGAATGAGGATGGTTATGCCCCTTATCCCAACTGGTATACTATAAAGAAAGAGGACCTCACTTCCGGCGTTTCCACCGCCCTCCATTCAGATGTGGACGGTGATTGTTATGCACCTGTGGAAGTCGATGTTCCGTTACTCAAGAACAAAGGACACAAATGGTTCTGGGCACCCGGATGCGATACGCTATTGATGACACAGGAGCAACTGATGAACCTGTATTATAAATCTGTCGGACGGGGTTCCGTCCTTCTCCTTAATTCCACACCCGATACGACCGGAGTCATCCCCCATACACATGCCGCCGTCTATCAGGCTTTCGGCAAAGAAATAGAGAACCGGTTCGCCCACCCGCTGAAACAAACGGCAGGCAACGGCGACATGCTTGAACTTGAATTTTCCGGACCGACAACCGTCAACCATTGTATTCTACAGGAAGATCTGAGCGGAGGACAGCGCGTCCTCGCCTATCAGCTGGAAGGATATACGGAGGACAATCAATGGATACCTGTTTACAAAGGTAGTTCCATCGGAAATAAAAAGATAGATCATTTCCCTTCACTCCGCCTGAAAAAGCTACGCGTTCATTTCACGCAATCGAAAGCAACACCGCGCATAAAGAATTTCTCCGCATTCCATGTGGTCAGCGAACTCAATGATCTGCAAGACGATCGTCTACAGGATAACCCCCAGGTCATAGAAACCTGGTCTGCCAAGACATTCAACCCTGACCGATGGACAGAGATCAGTCTCGACCTCACTCCTTACGTCAATCAGATCGGCGAATATGAGATTGTTTTCTCCCGGCTGGCGACCGATTATCTGAGTAACAAATCCTCTGATCTGGAATTTAAAGACCCCGTACTTTTCATGTATGGAGAAAAACAATTATCTTCGCTCGCCCTTTTACCAAAGAAACATACTTTCAGGATTACCCGTTCACAACAAACACTGGATGAATTTCCTACTACCCTGAATGTAAAAGTAAAAAATAAAGGGGCATCATCAATCGGCGAGATAACGATCAAAAGGTTAACATATTAA
- a CDS encoding sigma-54-dependent transcriptional regulator, with translation MILIVDDDAVVRSSLTFLLKRAGFEPEAVPGPDEALAIVRREAPQLILMDMNFTLTTTGEEGIQLLKQVKIFQPDVPVILMTAWGSISLAVQGMQAGAFDFVTKPWNNLVLLKSIRTALELNEQKKEKNSPLNRNDADNKFHFEKIIGQSDALMEVLGTVSRIAPTNASVLITGESGTGKELIAEAIHANSPRMKEAFVKVNLGGLSQSLFESEMFGHKKGAFTDAYIDRTGRFEMANKGTIFLDEIGDLELSCQVKLLRVLQDQTFEVLGDSRPRKVDIRVVSATNCKLPEMVAARTFREDLFYRINLITIHLPALRERKDDIPLLARYFADKQSEVNGLPKVSFSSDAMNFLRRLPYPGNIRELKNLVERTMLVSGKSLLEVSDFEGQCLNLGNNQSVRKGGSVSLEGMTLDEIERQTILQALETHEGNLSHVASALGISRAALYRRLEKYGIPTDK, from the coding sequence ATGATATTGATTGTCGATGATGACGCTGTTGTCCGTTCTTCGCTTACTTTTTTGCTGAAGCGGGCGGGCTTTGAACCGGAAGCTGTTCCGGGACCTGATGAAGCGTTGGCTATAGTGCGCCGCGAAGCGCCGCAACTGATTCTGATGGATATGAACTTTACCTTGACTACGACGGGAGAAGAAGGAATACAGTTATTAAAACAAGTAAAGATATTTCAGCCGGATGTACCGGTCATTCTAATGACTGCCTGGGGATCCATTTCCCTGGCAGTGCAAGGTATGCAGGCCGGTGCATTCGATTTTGTCACCAAGCCCTGGAACAACCTCGTGCTGTTGAAGTCGATCCGTACAGCCCTGGAGTTGAACGAACAGAAGAAAGAAAAGAACTCTCCGTTGAATCGGAATGATGCAGATAATAAATTTCATTTTGAAAAGATAATCGGCCAAAGTGATGCATTGATGGAGGTATTGGGTACTGTTTCACGCATAGCCCCTACGAATGCCTCCGTTTTGATTACCGGCGAGAGTGGAACGGGAAAGGAGTTGATTGCTGAAGCAATCCATGCCAATAGTCCGCGGATGAAAGAAGCTTTTGTAAAGGTAAACCTGGGCGGACTGTCGCAAAGCCTTTTCGAAAGCGAGATGTTCGGACATAAGAAAGGGGCGTTTACAGATGCCTATATCGATCGTACCGGACGTTTTGAAATGGCCAATAAAGGTACTATCTTCCTGGACGAGATAGGCGATCTGGAATTATCCTGCCAGGTGAAACTGTTAAGGGTTCTGCAGGACCAGACATTTGAAGTGTTGGGTGACAGCCGTCCCCGCAAAGTCGATATCCGTGTGGTCAGTGCCACTAACTGCAAGTTGCCGGAAATGGTGGCTGCCCGTACTTTCCGGGAAGACCTGTTCTATCGGATCAACCTGATCACCATTCATCTGCCCGCTCTCCGCGAGAGGAAAGACGATATTCCTTTGCTTGCCCGTTATTTTGCCGACAAGCAATCGGAGGTAAATGGTTTGCCGAAAGTATCGTTCTCATCCGATGCTATGAACTTTCTGCGGCGTCTTCCTTATCCGGGTAATATTCGTGAGTTGAAGAACCTGGTAGAAAGGACGATGCTGGTCTCCGGCAAGTCGTTGCTGGAGGTTTCCGACTTTGAAGGACAATGCCTGAACCTGGGGAATAATCAATCGGTACGGAAAGGCGGATCCGTCAGTTTGGAGGGAATGACATTGGATGAGATAGAGCGGCAGACCATTTTGCAGGCATTGGAAACACACGAAGGAAATCTATCTCATGTAGCTTCCGCACTGGGAATCAGTCGGGCTGCTTTATACCGCCGGTTGGAGAAATACGGAATACCAACCGATAAATAA
- a CDS encoding sensor histidine kinase, which yields MRVKGLFWILTGLLLTILGVITYYVFYNFSSTLFFIVEGVVLITVIYLFLFYRRIIKPLDIIGNGMELLKEQDFSSRLSRVGQKEADRIVDIFNKMMEQLKNERLHLREQNHFLDLLINASPMGVIMLNLDGEIISLNPSARKMFGQPSSVDVTGKSFLEIDSPLAMELARIPLYGSQTVRLNDANVYKCTHSSFVDRGFHHSFYLVEILTQEVFKAEKKAYEKVIRMIAHEVNNTTAGITSTLDTLESTFSEMENTEDICDVLRVSIERCYSMSHFITNFADVVRIPEPQLRNHELNAVVVSCKRFMETICLNRNIRIHMELDEVSPVVKLDSSLFEQVLVNIIKNAAESIGQDGQIYIRTSRNPVCLEIADTGKGIDKETEKKLFSPFFSTKPNGQGIGLIFIREVLQKQNCSFSLRTYTDGLTRFRILFE from the coding sequence ATGAGGGTCAAAGGATTGTTTTGGATACTGACAGGGTTGCTGCTGACTATTTTAGGAGTGATCACCTACTATGTCTTCTATAATTTCTCTTCCACTCTATTTTTTATCGTGGAAGGGGTTGTCCTGATAACCGTCATTTATCTTTTCCTTTTTTACCGCCGTATCATCAAGCCGCTGGATATAATCGGCAATGGTATGGAACTGCTGAAAGAGCAGGATTTCAGTTCCCGCCTGAGTCGTGTCGGACAGAAGGAAGCCGACCGTATCGTGGATATTTTCAATAAGATGATGGAACAGCTGAAGAACGAGCGTCTGCATCTGCGGGAACAGAATCATTTCCTGGACTTGCTGATCAATGCGTCTCCTATGGGAGTGATCATGCTGAACCTGGATGGCGAGATCATTTCGCTTAATCCGTCGGCACGTAAGATGTTCGGCCAGCCGTCGTCTGTCGATGTTACCGGAAAGTCCTTTCTGGAGATAGACTCTCCGCTGGCAATGGAGTTGGCGCGTATCCCTTTGTATGGGTCACAGACCGTCCGCCTGAATGATGCCAATGTATATAAATGTACGCATTCATCTTTTGTGGACAGGGGATTCCATCATTCGTTCTATCTGGTGGAGATATTGACACAGGAAGTTTTCAAGGCGGAGAAGAAAGCTTACGAGAAGGTGATCCGTATGATCGCCCATGAAGTGAATAATACGACAGCCGGTATCACTTCGACGCTGGATACATTGGAGTCTACCTTCAGCGAGATGGAGAACACGGAAGACATATGTGACGTGTTGCGTGTCTCTATCGAACGTTGTTACAGCATGAGCCATTTCATCACGAACTTCGCCGATGTCGTACGTATTCCGGAACCTCAGCTGCGTAATCACGAACTGAATGCGGTTGTGGTCTCCTGTAAACGTTTTATGGAAACGATCTGCCTGAACCGCAATATTCGGATCCATATGGAACTGGATGAAGTATCCCCTGTAGTGAAATTGGATAGTTCGCTTTTTGAACAGGTCCTGGTCAATATTATCAAGAATGCGGCGGAATCGATCGGGCAGGACGGACAGATCTATATACGTACTTCACGTAATCCGGTCTGTCTCGAAATAGCAGATACCGGCAAAGGTATAGACAAAGAGACTGAAAAGAAACTGTTCAGCCCCTTCTTCTCTACCAAACCTAACGGACAGGGCATCGGACTGATTTTTATCCGCGAGGTACTACAGAAGCAGAATTGTTCTTTCTCCCTTCGTACCTATACGGATGGCCTGACCCGGTTCCGTATCCTCTTCGAATAA
- a CDS encoding SUMF1/EgtB/PvdO family nonheme iron enzyme: MKRFITALFIFSGLCGSPSLLSAQDSWQSLINRINYYSPEKYKSAIDHLKKKYPDSYRPDKDWEKALDELKTDKEKLIDGLKSKDPKAGKQAQKLLKQLDAALLANPLLADKQVVAIRRSLGDKARKAMSGELGIAPSNFQNNSEIWNPKTGWTNEFVSLTIQPGKIKQATLYKPEAGMIITDPEPHFDGKRLMYSSIGSSDRWHLFELDITTGKTHQLTPDTYKDFDSFDGCYTPDGRYIFCSTGTFLGLPCTDGGNKMCGLFLYDPKTKQTRQLTYDQDSNWGPVIMDNGTVLYQRWEYADLPHSNSRLLFTMNPDGTTQSAFYGSNSYFPTSFFNARPIPGRPSAVVGIASGHHSVSRSGRMLIIDTNKGRHEADGVVAEIPYAGKKVEAVVRDRLPDGIWPQFLQPYPLNDTYYLVSMKESPESLWGLYLVDTFDNRTLIAEEENVAYLEPVLMDSRKTPNVIPDRVDLTSSTSTVFLQDIYEGDGLKGIPRGTVKKLRIGSFNFSPWGQGGLLGTIGMDGPWDIKRILGEVDVEEDGSAMFTIPANTAVFVQPLDAEGKALQVMRSWFTGMPGETVSCIGCHEEKSTIAIPKRTKASLQKPQAIKEWYGKERGFSYRHEVQPVLDKYCISCHNQDKPGKPYLKGDKWIEDWTSNISGKAWKNGGHFTLSYANLHRYVRRPGIESDMHMLVPMDVHADQTELMQILQKGHYGVKLDKESMEKLACWIDFNAPFHGRRSDIPKFEDAEQSNELRELYREMFGAPKSTAEWLPEIPQNIEPVRFEKEQKAIGDTLLEKWPIYNPTEKPYDQWSDAQWKQLALGNFQKSISLGNGITLELVKIPAGSFIMGSDRHPDELPQTIVQIDKPFWMGRFEITNAQFRAYNPAHDSRDEHRHGYQFGRKGYSMNHPDQPAVRLSWQEAMDYCKWLSEKTGMKFSLPTEAQWEWACRAGSDTPFWYGGMSADFSRYANLGDIKLKEFAACTAYKFYESAMVIENPNKYDDWIPRDTTYNDGGFISEPVGRYVRNPWDLFDMHGNVWEWTLSSYQPYPYKENDGRNDAVSENGKRVVRGGSWYDRPYRSTSSFRLPYREYQKVYNVGFRVVMTEE, translated from the coding sequence ATGAAACGGTTCATTACAGCACTGTTCATTTTTTCCGGACTATGTGGTAGTCCGTCCTTACTTTCCGCACAGGACTCCTGGCAAAGCCTGATCAACCGGATCAACTATTACTCGCCGGAAAAATACAAATCGGCGATCGATCATCTGAAGAAAAAATATCCGGATAGCTACCGTCCGGATAAGGACTGGGAAAAAGCGCTCGATGAGTTGAAAACAGACAAGGAAAAACTGATCGACGGTCTGAAGTCCAAAGACCCGAAAGCCGGGAAGCAGGCCCAGAAGTTATTGAAGCAACTGGATGCTGCCCTACTGGCAAATCCGTTGCTGGCAGACAAGCAGGTGGTGGCTATCCGCAGATCGCTCGGCGACAAGGCACGCAAAGCCATGAGCGGCGAACTGGGCATCGCTCCTTCCAATTTCCAAAACAACTCCGAGATATGGAATCCTAAAACCGGCTGGACGAACGAGTTTGTCTCGCTCACCATCCAACCCGGTAAAATCAAACAAGCGACCTTATACAAACCGGAAGCAGGAATGATCATCACCGATCCGGAACCTCATTTCGACGGAAAGCGACTGATGTATTCCTCCATCGGTTCGTCCGACCGCTGGCATCTGTTCGAACTCGACATCACAACCGGTAAAACCCATCAACTAACCCCCGATACATATAAAGACTTCGACAGTTTCGACGGTTGCTATACGCCGGACGGACGGTATATTTTCTGCTCGACAGGGACCTTCCTGGGATTGCCCTGTACAGACGGCGGAAACAAGATGTGCGGACTGTTCCTGTATGATCCGAAAACAAAACAAACCCGTCAGCTGACCTACGACCAGGACAGCAACTGGGGTCCGGTCATCATGGACAACGGTACCGTACTCTATCAGCGTTGGGAGTATGCAGACCTGCCCCACTCCAATTCGCGCCTGCTGTTTACGATGAATCCGGACGGTACCACGCAGTCGGCTTTCTACGGTTCGAACTCCTACTTTCCGACTTCGTTCTTCAACGCCCGCCCCATACCGGGACGACCGTCGGCGGTAGTCGGTATCGCTTCCGGTCACCACAGCGTTTCACGAAGCGGACGCATGTTGATCATCGATACCAATAAAGGCCGTCACGAAGCAGACGGAGTCGTTGCCGAAATCCCGTATGCCGGCAAAAAAGTGGAAGCTGTCGTTCGCGACCGCCTGCCCGACGGTATCTGGCCGCAGTTCCTGCAACCGTATCCGTTGAATGATACCTATTATCTGGTTTCCATGAAGGAAAGTCCGGAAAGCCTGTGGGGACTTTACCTGGTCGACACATTCGACAACCGTACCCTGATTGCCGAAGAGGAGAACGTTGCCTACCTCGAACCGGTGTTGATGGACAGCCGTAAAACACCGAATGTCATCCCCGACCGTGTTGACCTGACATCTTCTACGTCTACTGTTTTCCTGCAGGATATCTATGAAGGCGATGGATTGAAAGGCATTCCGCGTGGCACAGTAAAGAAACTGCGCATCGGTTCTTTCAACTTCAGTCCGTGGGGTCAAGGCGGCCTGCTGGGCACCATTGGTATGGACGGACCATGGGACATCAAACGAATCCTGGGTGAAGTAGATGTTGAAGAAGACGGCTCGGCTATGTTTACCATCCCTGCCAATACGGCTGTATTCGTACAACCGCTGGATGCAGAGGGAAAAGCATTACAAGTCATGAGAAGCTGGTTCACCGGCATGCCGGGCGAAACAGTCTCTTGTATCGGCTGCCACGAAGAAAAATCGACCATAGCCATTCCGAAGCGGACGAAAGCATCCCTGCAAAAACCGCAGGCTATCAAAGAATGGTACGGTAAAGAGAGAGGATTCAGCTACCGCCACGAAGTACAGCCCGTTTTGGATAAATATTGCATCTCCTGCCACAATCAGGACAAACCCGGAAAACCATACCTGAAAGGGGACAAATGGATCGAAGACTGGACTTCGAACATATCGGGAAAGGCCTGGAAGAACGGCGGGCATTTTACGCTTTCATATGCTAACCTGCACCGTTACGTGCGTCGTCCGGGTATCGAGAGCGATATGCACATGCTCGTTCCGATGGACGTACATGCCGATCAGACCGAATTGATGCAGATTCTACAAAAAGGCCACTATGGTGTCAAACTGGACAAAGAATCCATGGAGAAGCTGGCGTGCTGGATAGACTTCAATGCTCCTTTCCACGGACGTCGTTCCGACATTCCTAAGTTTGAAGATGCAGAACAGAGCAATGAGCTGCGGGAGCTATACCGCGAAATGTTCGGTGCTCCGAAGTCGACAGCCGAATGGTTGCCGGAAATCCCGCAGAACATCGAACCGGTCCGGTTTGAGAAGGAACAGAAAGCAATTGGCGATACTCTACTGGAGAAATGGCCGATCTACAACCCGACAGAAAAACCTTACGACCAATGGAGTGATGCCCAATGGAAACAACTGGCTTTGGGGAATTTCCAGAAGAGTATCTCACTGGGCAACGGCATCACATTGGAACTGGTCAAGATACCGGCAGGCTCATTTATTATGGGTAGCGACCGGCATCCGGACGAACTGCCGCAAACGATCGTACAGATAGACAAACCTTTCTGGATGGGACGTTTCGAGATCACAAATGCACAGTTCAGAGCCTATAACCCGGCACACGACAGTCGCGACGAACACCGTCACGGTTACCAGTTCGGACGGAAAGGCTATTCGATGAATCATCCGGACCAGCCCGCCGTACGCCTCTCCTGGCAGGAAGCGATGGACTATTGTAAATGGTTATCCGAAAAGACCGGCATGAAGTTCTCCCTCCCTACGGAAGCACAGTGGGAATGGGCCTGCCGGGCTGGAAGCGATACGCCTTTCTGGTATGGTGGCATGTCTGCCGACTTCTCCCGCTATGCCAACCTGGGAGACATCAAACTGAAAGAATTTGCCGCCTGTACCGCTTACAAATTCTATGAAAGTGCTATGGTCATCGAGAATCCGAACAAGTATGACGACTGGATTCCACGCGACACGACTTATAATGACGGAGGGTTTATTTCCGAACCGGTAGGCCGTTATGTCCGCAATCCATGGGATCTGTTCGACATGCACGGGAATGTATGGGAATGGACGTTATCATCCTATCAACCTTATCCTTATAAGGAAAATGACGGACGAAACGATGCTGTTTCTGAAAACGGCAAACGCGTTGTGCGCGGTGGTTCCTGGTATGACCGCCCTTACCGCTCGACCTCGTCTTTCCGTCTGCCGTACCGTGAATATCAGAAAGTTTACAATGTAGGATTCCGTGTAGTAATGACAGAAGAATGA
- a CDS encoding AraC family transcriptional regulator, translating to MLVSYSPYDLSLPLLYADHSRVETWWNYQDVISPFYRLYLITKGRGKVYINKKGYELLPGQLFLIPKFAFHSYECDDFMEHYYICFFDETKGGKGISNPMKMNLQVQATPMDYSLMERFLALNPYKSLPTSDPKHYDNDRNIYNKEDEVSVSTFSDLVESSGILLQLFSRFITEECLLLPEANSLYEKLDVAIQHINKHLDRRISVSTLADLMCITPDHFSKVFKRIVGMPPCEYIQMKRIERAQTLLLTSHMSIIEIAEKVGISNLSQFSRLFSKMVRCSPREYRLKQFNALKSENYSMQ from the coding sequence ATGCTTGTCTCTTATTCTCCGTACGATCTGTCGTTGCCTTTGCTTTATGCCGATCATTCCCGGGTGGAAACCTGGTGGAATTATCAGGATGTGATCAGTCCGTTCTACCGGCTTTACCTGATCACGAAAGGCAGGGGCAAGGTTTATATCAATAAGAAAGGATATGAACTGCTGCCCGGTCAACTGTTCCTGATACCCAAGTTTGCTTTCCATAGTTATGAATGCGATGATTTCATGGAGCATTATTATATCTGTTTCTTTGACGAAACGAAAGGGGGGAAGGGTATCAGTAATCCGATGAAAATGAATTTGCAGGTACAGGCTACTCCGATGGATTATTCGCTGATGGAGCGTTTCCTGGCTCTTAATCCGTATAAATCGCTACCGACATCAGACCCGAAGCATTATGACAATGACCGGAATATTTATAACAAAGAAGATGAGGTTTCCGTTTCTACATTCTCGGACCTCGTGGAGAGCAGTGGTATTCTGCTGCAGCTCTTTTCCCGTTTTATAACGGAAGAATGCCTGCTTTTGCCGGAAGCGAATAGTTTGTATGAGAAGCTGGATGTGGCGATACAGCATATCAATAAGCATCTAGACCGTCGTATCTCTGTTTCAACCCTCGCCGATCTGATGTGCATTACGCCCGATCATTTCTCTAAAGTATTTAAACGGATCGTTGGGATGCCACCCTGTGAATATATCCAGATGAAGCGGATTGAGCGGGCACAGACTTTGCTGCTGACTTCCCATATGTCGATCATCGAGATTGCAGAAAAGGTCGGTATTAGTAATCTGTCCCAGTTCTCCCGTCTGTTCTCGAAGATGGTCCGCTGTTCTCCCAGGGAGTATCGGCTGAAACAATTCAATGCATTGAAATCGGAGAATTATAGTATGCAGTAA